Proteins from a single region of Anser cygnoides isolate HZ-2024a breed goose chromosome 18, Taihu_goose_T2T_genome, whole genome shotgun sequence:
- the P2RX1 gene encoding P2X purinoceptor 1: protein MGQKCMEKVSSFLFEYDTPRMVLVRNKKVGLTFRLIQLIVLAYIIGWVFLYEKGYQSQDSIVSSVSVKLKGLTLTNESVLGPHIWDVVDYVFPPQGDNSFVVMTNFIITPGQKQGTCPELPDAGLCTRDSDCSKGTYSRQGQGLMTGRCVNFNSSVKTCEIFGWCPVEVDYHVPNPALLSEAEKFTLFIKNSITFPRFKVSRRNLVESVTKQYLKKCTYHKVTDSLCPVFDLGYVVKESGQNFTVLAVKGGVVGITIDWNCDLDWPVRHCKPIYQFHGLYNDDSNVSPGFNFRYAKYYKEDGTDKRTLYKVFGIRFDILVNGKAGKFDIIPTMTTIGSGIGIFGVASVLCDLLLLHFLQGRDYYKQKKFKYAEQEPSKSHKKGKELDNTQ from the exons ATGGGGCAGAAATGCATGGAGAAGGTGTCCTCCTTCCTCTTCGAGTACGACACCCCTCGGATGGTGCTGGTGAGGAACAAGAAGGTGGGACTGACCTTCCGGCTGATCCAGCTCATCGTCCTGGCGTACATCATCGG GTGGGTTTTCCTCTACGAGAAGGGCTACCAGTCACAGGACAGCATCGTCAGCTCCGTGTCGGTGAAGCTCAAAGGCCTGACGCTGACCAACGAGAGCGTCTTGGGCCCGCACATCTGGGACGTGGTGGATTACGTTTTCCCACCGCAG GGGGACAACTCGTTCGTGGTGATGACCAACTTCATTATCACCCCTGGACAGAAACAAGGAACCTGCCCGGAG CTGCCGGATGCCGGGCTCTGCACGAGGGACAGCGACTGCAGCAAGGGGACGTACAGCCGCCAGGGACAAG GGCTCATGACGGGCAGGTGTGTGAATTTCAACAGCTCGGTGAAGACCTGCGAGATCTTTGGCTGGTGCCCTGTCGAAGTTGACTACCACGTTCCCAA CCCTGCCCTCCTGTCAGAAGCGGAGAAGTTCACCTTGTTCATCAAGAACAGCATCACCTTCCCCAGGTTCAAGGTGTCCAG GCGCAACTTGGTGGAGAGCGTGACCAAGCAGTACCTGAAGAAATGCACGTACCACAAAGTCACCGACTCCCTGTGCCCCGTGTTTGACCTGGGCTACGTGGTGAAGGAATCGGGTCAGAATTTCACCGTCCTGGCCGTTAAG GGCGGAGTGGTGGGCATCACCATCGACTGGAATTGCGACCTCGACTGGCCCGTCCGGCACTGCAAGCCCATTTACCAGTTCCACGGCCTCTACAATGACGACAGTAACGTCTCGCCGGGCTTCAACTTCAG GTATGCCAAATACTACAAAGAAGATGGGACAGACAAGAGGACCCTGTACAAGGTGTTTGGGATCCGGTTTGACATCCTGGTGAACGGCAAG GCGGGCAAATTTGACATCATCCCCACCATGACCACGATCGGCTCTGGAATTGGTATTTTTGGAGTG GCCTCTGTGCTCTGCgacctgctcctgctgcattTCCTCCAAGGACGGGACTACTacaagcagaagaaattcaAGTACGCGGAACAGGAGCCT TCAAAGTCGcataagaaagggaaggagCTGGACAACACGCAGTGA